Proteins encoded by one window of Kribbella flavida DSM 17836:
- a CDS encoding SWIM zinc finger family protein: MSDARGFAPFPAQRGRSTRGRSWWAQAWVQAMEDTSLDSDQLRKGRRFANSGQVGTITVSPGRIAASVEAPEDRYEAVVLVDRLSDDEWTRFLDQVGARAGHIAALLDGDMPHDLVTAAEDAGVPLLPGIGDLDPSCSCDAWELPCQHAAGLCYQVAWLLDDDPFILLLMRGRSREDLLDDLQRRTTQMTAQDVSAEGATTEGAAAGGATADAAGALSAAGELAAEVFVAPVASLPEPPEVPSRIGIDELVVSGTTPLSEVSLPLLALDAARRARAELGALLSGAPVPWALDEWHDAVRLAAEYPELRPRLVDATGRAEELGVGVQAWRYGGAPGLDVLEHPWIPEGGELVRARAELQAAADEPLELEISGNQLTAAAVRRQLRLDRVGRWHPYHLVGDRWLPAGPADRDPTVAFATEPALETTSRDANGS; the protein is encoded by the coding sequence ATGAGCGACGCCAGAGGATTCGCGCCGTTCCCGGCGCAGCGTGGGCGTAGTACGCGAGGGCGGTCGTGGTGGGCCCAGGCCTGGGTGCAGGCGATGGAGGACACCTCGCTGGACTCCGACCAGCTGCGCAAGGGCCGCCGGTTCGCCAACTCCGGGCAGGTCGGCACGATCACGGTCAGCCCGGGTCGGATCGCGGCGAGCGTCGAGGCACCTGAGGACCGGTACGAGGCGGTGGTGCTGGTCGACCGGTTGAGCGACGACGAGTGGACGCGGTTCCTCGACCAGGTCGGGGCGCGCGCAGGTCACATCGCCGCGCTGCTCGACGGCGACATGCCGCACGACCTGGTGACCGCGGCCGAGGATGCCGGCGTACCGCTGCTGCCCGGCATCGGTGACCTCGACCCGTCGTGCAGCTGCGACGCGTGGGAGCTGCCCTGCCAGCATGCCGCCGGGCTCTGCTACCAGGTCGCGTGGCTGCTCGACGACGACCCGTTCATCCTGCTGCTGATGCGTGGCCGGTCCCGTGAGGACCTGCTCGACGACCTGCAGCGGCGGACGACCCAGATGACGGCCCAGGACGTGTCGGCCGAGGGTGCGACAACAGAGGGCGCGGCTGCTGGGGGTGCGACGGCTGATGCGGCCGGCGCGCTGTCGGCAGCGGGTGAGCTCGCCGCGGAGGTGTTCGTTGCTCCGGTCGCGTCGCTGCCGGAGCCGCCGGAGGTCCCGAGCCGGATCGGGATCGACGAGCTGGTGGTGAGCGGCACGACGCCGCTGAGCGAGGTCTCCCTACCGCTGCTTGCGTTGGACGCTGCTCGCCGGGCGCGGGCCGAGCTCGGCGCTCTGCTGTCCGGTGCGCCGGTGCCGTGGGCCCTCGACGAGTGGCACGACGCCGTCCGCCTCGCCGCGGAGTATCCCGAGCTCCGGCCGCGACTGGTGGACGCGACGGGACGGGCCGAAGAGCTCGGCGTCGGCGTCCAGGCGTGGAGGTACGGCGGCGCGCCGGGTCTCGATGTCCTGGAGCACCCGTGGATCCCGGAAGGCGGCGAGCTCGTGCGGGCCCGGGCGGAGCTGCAGGCGGCGGCCGACGAGCCGCTCGAGCTGGAGATCTCCGGCAACCAGCTCACCGCTGCCGCAGTACGCCGGCAGTTGCGGCTCGACCGGGTCGGTCGGTGGCATCCGTACCACCTCGTCGGCGACAGATGGCTGCCCGCCGGTCCCGCCGATCGCGACCCGACGGTTGCCTTCGCCACCGAACCGGCACTGGAGACCACGAGCCGGGATGCGAACGGCTCCTGA
- a CDS encoding GNAT family N-acetyltransferase, giving the protein MSSSWYPRAETAADLAAVEAVNLRAFGRPDEAAIVSRLRRDPVAWLPGLSYVATTATGEVVAHALLTRCHVDDAPVLALGPCAVLPEYQRSGAGGAVVRAVLDAGRAAGEHTVVVLGHAEYYPRFGFRTATTFGIHSQYDGPYFMALGLVPDRPLPRGTIRYPAAWQQ; this is encoded by the coding sequence TTGTCCAGTTCCTGGTACCCCCGCGCCGAGACCGCCGCTGACCTCGCGGCTGTCGAGGCGGTCAACCTGCGCGCTTTCGGCCGGCCCGACGAGGCGGCGATCGTCAGCCGCCTGCGGCGCGACCCCGTCGCCTGGCTGCCCGGTCTCTCGTACGTCGCCACCACGGCGACCGGCGAGGTCGTCGCGCACGCCCTGCTGACCCGCTGCCACGTCGACGACGCGCCCGTGCTCGCCCTCGGTCCCTGCGCCGTACTGCCCGAGTACCAGCGCTCGGGTGCCGGAGGCGCCGTCGTCCGGGCGGTGCTCGACGCAGGCCGGGCCGCGGGCGAGCACACGGTCGTCGTGCTCGGGCACGCCGAGTACTACCCGCGCTTCGGCTTCCGGACCGCGACCACCTTCGGCATCCACAGCCAGTACGACGGTCCGTACTTCATGGCGCTCGGTCTGGTTCCGGACCGGCCACTCCCCCGCGGCACGATCCGATACCCCGCGGCCTGGCAGCAGTGA
- a CDS encoding DEAD/DEAH box helicase has translation MAAVVAGGVSAELTGYAAVFRPADPPRDGVVAFWDPEQGPLPLGVGEHVDLELVTAVDGQVAAQVVRAIELPVGDAVAVLGRARKSPGAHPAAAFWGGAALVALQLVARGRLLPGVSPAGHDAWRVGPFDPADVDRVVQLAEAMPPEARALPLEPAAASPDQGANGFRLPVAEDLVRAFLDAVADGMPRSPAAAKAHGTGLFAAKAPQPATRLRSWAGEVSAGLDTGVRISLRIDLLDASTGRPADEQRAGTGLDQGLAFRAAVQLHSLKDPTVMADAADVWARDVPGFGPRARIDATLAIRRAARVWAPLHRLLDAAVPDRMELADEEVADLLATGAQRLAAAGIDLHWPRSLGRALTARAAITTTPDTAPSDLPGFFGGGATLDFSWQVALGNDPLTAQEMDQLAEATRPVVRLRDQWMLVDPELARKARERILKPVTAIEALGAALTGTAEIDGRQVAVTPTKWLDELRARIADPDRTDEPLEAPAALQATLRDYQLRGLQWLVRMTSLGLGGCLADDMGLGKTITLISLHLHRQTAEQTSGPTLVVCPASLLGNWEREVHRFAPGTPVRRFHGTSRSLDGADTGFVLTTYGTLRRDAKKLAGHQWGLLVADEAQHVKNPASGTAKALRTVPARARVALTGTPVENNLSELWAILDWTTPGLLGRLGTFRSRWAIPIEADKDQEVAERLATLVRPFLLRRRKSDPGIAPELPPKTETDQAVSLTREQAVLYEATVRELMDAVRASDAMARRGLIVKLLTGLKQICNHPVQYLKEPAGAKLTGRSGKLELLDELLGTILAEDGAVLVFTQYVEMARLLERHLADRGVPTQLLHGGTPVRKREEMVERFQAGEIPVFLLSLKAAGTGLNLTRADHVVHYDRWWNPAVEDQATDRAYRIGQIRPVQVHRLIAEGTIEDRIAAMLAGKRALADSVLTAGEAALTELTDAELADLVELRGGVR, from the coding sequence TTGGCAGCGGTGGTAGCGGGCGGGGTGTCGGCCGAGCTGACGGGGTACGCGGCGGTTTTCAGACCGGCCGACCCGCCGCGCGACGGGGTGGTCGCGTTCTGGGATCCGGAGCAAGGGCCGTTGCCGCTGGGGGTCGGTGAGCACGTCGACCTGGAGCTGGTGACGGCGGTCGACGGCCAAGTCGCGGCTCAGGTCGTCCGCGCGATCGAGCTGCCGGTGGGCGATGCGGTCGCCGTCCTCGGGCGGGCGCGGAAGAGCCCGGGCGCCCACCCCGCCGCGGCGTTCTGGGGCGGGGCCGCGCTCGTCGCCCTGCAACTGGTCGCGCGGGGGCGGCTCCTGCCGGGTGTGTCCCCCGCCGGCCACGACGCGTGGCGGGTCGGGCCGTTCGACCCCGCCGACGTCGACCGCGTCGTGCAGCTGGCCGAGGCAATGCCGCCTGAGGCCCGGGCGCTCCCGCTCGAACCAGCAGCCGCTTCGCCGGACCAGGGCGCGAACGGGTTCCGGTTGCCGGTCGCCGAGGATCTGGTCCGGGCCTTCCTGGACGCGGTGGCCGACGGCATGCCCCGGTCTCCGGCCGCTGCCAAGGCGCACGGGACGGGCCTGTTCGCGGCGAAGGCGCCGCAGCCGGCGACGCGATTGCGTTCGTGGGCCGGCGAGGTGTCGGCCGGACTCGACACCGGCGTACGGATCTCGCTGCGGATCGATCTGCTGGACGCGAGCACCGGCCGTCCGGCGGACGAGCAGCGGGCGGGCACCGGGCTCGATCAGGGGTTGGCGTTCCGTGCCGCAGTGCAGTTGCACAGCTTGAAGGACCCGACCGTGATGGCGGACGCCGCGGACGTGTGGGCTCGGGACGTCCCGGGTTTCGGGCCGCGGGCCCGGATCGACGCGACACTCGCGATCCGGCGCGCGGCGCGGGTGTGGGCACCGTTGCACCGGCTGCTCGACGCGGCGGTGCCGGACCGGATGGAGCTGGCCGACGAGGAGGTCGCCGACCTGCTCGCCACCGGTGCGCAGCGGCTCGCCGCGGCCGGCATCGACCTGCACTGGCCGCGCAGCCTCGGTCGCGCGCTCACCGCTCGCGCTGCGATCACCACCACGCCCGACACCGCTCCGTCGGACCTGCCGGGCTTCTTCGGCGGCGGCGCCACGCTCGACTTCAGCTGGCAGGTGGCCCTCGGCAACGATCCGCTGACCGCGCAGGAGATGGACCAGCTGGCCGAGGCGACCCGCCCGGTGGTCCGGCTGCGCGACCAGTGGATGCTGGTCGATCCCGAGCTCGCCCGCAAGGCCCGGGAGCGCATCCTCAAGCCGGTCACCGCGATCGAAGCCCTCGGCGCCGCGCTCACCGGCACCGCCGAGATCGACGGCCGTCAGGTGGCCGTCACACCGACCAAGTGGCTGGACGAGCTGCGCGCGCGGATCGCCGATCCCGACCGCACCGACGAGCCGCTGGAGGCACCCGCCGCCCTGCAAGCCACCCTGCGCGACTACCAGCTGCGCGGCCTGCAGTGGCTGGTCCGGATGACCTCGCTCGGTCTCGGCGGCTGCCTCGCCGACGACATGGGCCTCGGCAAGACGATCACGCTGATCTCGTTGCACCTTCACCGCCAGACCGCCGAGCAGACGTCCGGCCCGACGCTCGTCGTCTGCCCCGCGTCCCTGCTCGGCAACTGGGAGCGCGAGGTGCACCGATTCGCCCCCGGTACGCCGGTCCGCCGGTTCCACGGCACCAGCCGGTCCCTGGACGGCGCCGACACCGGCTTCGTGCTCACGACGTACGGGACGTTGCGCCGGGACGCGAAGAAGCTGGCCGGGCACCAGTGGGGGCTGCTGGTCGCCGACGAGGCGCAGCACGTCAAGAACCCGGCCTCCGGCACGGCCAAAGCGCTGCGGACCGTGCCCGCGCGGGCTCGCGTCGCGCTCACCGGCACCCCGGTCGAGAACAACCTGTCCGAGCTCTGGGCGATTCTCGACTGGACGACGCCGGGCCTGCTCGGCCGGCTCGGCACGTTCCGCAGCCGGTGGGCCATACCGATCGAGGCCGACAAGGACCAGGAGGTCGCCGAGCGGCTGGCCACGCTGGTGCGGCCGTTCCTGCTCCGCCGGCGCAAGTCCGACCCGGGCATCGCGCCCGAACTGCCGCCGAAGACCGAGACCGACCAGGCCGTCTCCCTCACCCGCGAGCAGGCGGTCCTGTACGAGGCGACCGTGCGCGAGCTGATGGACGCCGTCCGGGCCAGCGACGCGATGGCCCGCCGCGGCCTGATCGTGAAGCTGCTGACCGGCCTCAAACAGATCTGCAACCACCCGGTCCAGTACCTGAAAGAGCCCGCCGGCGCGAAGCTCACCGGCCGCTCCGGCAAGCTCGAACTGCTCGACGAACTGCTCGGCACGATCCTCGCCGAGGACGGCGCCGTGCTCGTGTTCACCCAGTACGTCGAGATGGCGCGGCTGCTCGAACGTCACCTGGCCGACCGGGGTGTCCCGACCCAGCTGTTGCACGGCGGAACGCCGGTCCGCAAGCGGGAGGAGATGGTCGAGCGGTTCCAGGCGGGCGAGATCCCGGTGTTCCTGCTGTCGCTCAAGGCCGCCGGCACCGGGCTGAACCTGACCCGGGCCGACCACGTCGTGCACTACGACCGCTGGTGGAACCCGGCGGTCGAGGACCAGGCCACCGACCGGGCGTACCGGATCGGCCAGATCCGGCCGGTCCAGGTCCACCGGTTGATTGCCGAGGGCACCATCGAGGACCGGATCGCGGCGATGCTGGCCGGCAAGCGAGCGCTCGCGGACTCGGTGCTCACCGCCGGCGAGGCCGCGCTCACCGAGCTGACCGACGCCGAGCTGGCCGATCTGGTCGAGCTGCGAGGTGGGGTGCGATGA
- a CDS encoding D-isomer specific 2-hydroxyacid dehydrogenase family protein, with protein sequence MTGGMTSSEPAPAVRRTRSLASWLSSAVPGTGVTVYGCGPDEAVLFRQLAPRFGVAPTITEAAVSEATVELAAGNRCISVGHKTPITHRILDALSQAGVTYISTRSIGYNHLDVTYAESVGITVENVAYSPDSVADYTLMLMLMAVRHAKSTIRRADAHDYRLNDVRGKELRDLTVGVVGTGRIGAAVVDRLRGFGCLVLAHDNCPGVAAEYVPLDDLLHRSDIVTLHTPLTAETHHLLHRQRIEQLKQGAYVVNTGRGALLDTEALLSALESGRLGGAALDVLEGEEGIFYADCSGRRIDHDLLLRLQRLPNVLISPHTAYYTDHALSDAVENSLGNCVKFQSRKQQWI encoded by the coding sequence TTGACTGGAGGCATGACCTCCAGCGAACCAGCACCAGCGGTCCGCCGCACCCGATCGCTGGCATCCTGGCTCTCCTCGGCCGTACCCGGAACCGGCGTCACGGTCTACGGATGCGGGCCGGACGAGGCCGTCCTGTTCCGGCAACTGGCGCCTCGCTTCGGCGTCGCGCCGACGATCACCGAGGCGGCGGTGTCGGAGGCCACGGTGGAACTGGCGGCCGGAAACCGGTGCATCAGTGTCGGCCACAAGACACCCATCACCCACCGGATCCTGGATGCGCTCAGCCAGGCCGGCGTGACCTACATCTCCACCAGAAGCATCGGCTACAACCACCTCGACGTGACGTACGCCGAGAGCGTCGGCATCACCGTCGAGAACGTCGCGTACTCGCCGGACAGCGTGGCCGACTACACGCTGATGCTGATGCTGATGGCGGTGCGTCACGCCAAGTCCACCATCCGCCGGGCGGACGCCCACGACTACCGGTTGAACGACGTCCGCGGGAAAGAGCTGCGCGACCTGACCGTCGGGGTCGTCGGAACGGGACGCATCGGCGCCGCCGTGGTGGACAGGCTGCGCGGCTTCGGCTGCCTGGTCCTTGCCCACGACAACTGCCCGGGGGTCGCCGCGGAGTACGTACCTCTCGATGACCTGCTGCACCGCAGCGACATCGTCACGCTGCACACCCCGCTGACAGCCGAGACCCACCACCTCCTGCATCGGCAGCGGATCGAGCAGCTGAAGCAAGGCGCGTACGTCGTCAACACCGGACGCGGCGCGCTGCTCGACACCGAGGCGCTGCTGTCGGCCTTGGAAAGCGGCAGGTTGGGCGGCGCGGCCCTGGACGTGCTCGAAGGCGAAGAAGGAATCTTCTACGCCGACTGCAGCGGCCGCCGCATCGACCATGACCTGTTGCTGCGGCTGCAGCGCCTGCCCAACGTGCTGATCAGTCCGCACACCGCCTACTACACCGACCATGCCCTCAGTGACGCCGTGGAGAACTCCCTCGGCAACTGTGTGAAATTCCAGAGCAGAAAGCAGCAGTGGATATGA